In Methanobacterium paludis, the following proteins share a genomic window:
- a CDS encoding VWA domain-containing protein, translating to MRLLKNLIFPFSAIVGQNNVKKALILNAINPSIGGVLIKGDKGTGKTTAVRALADLLPPLKVVKGCSFNCDPDNPDLFCDSCKSGDFEVEEKSMRVVELPLGSTEDRVVGSINIEKALKEGSKALEPGILADANRNILYVDEINLLDDNLVDVLLDAAAYGVNIVEREGISLSHPSNFILVGTMNPAEGELRPQLSDRIGLHISVHSIMDMEKRVEIMERREEFENNPTVFRDKFKDKQDEILDSIIQARKILQDVKISRDMMKVIAHVCMDMGVDGHRADIAMLKTAKTIAAYQNMVEVNPDHVEEAALLVLGERFYKSSKGPDKLKEKVQKALSDISEDEKEEKKEQGDQGPEGDKDQQEDEKRDGDKGPEGDKEQQDEKQGDKGPEGDKDQQDEKGDGDKEGQEDKEQQHNKGEHGEEEQQGTNRELGIKEGHESQSEGKKKGMKLKSLEKKEEPIESDEVEIDIKKLLKMKGKKKKRLYGKRVDSKTLKGKYIKSKLPKDVSGDIAIDATLRAAAARSEGSMNVESQDLRHKVRKHGARASIVLVVDISGSMFTQRKANRLKGILNGVIEDANRHNDKISVVGFKGEEAEIIIPTTRRAASFKEQVDNITVGGTTPLASGLKKGYELLKKEKIRDEYVPIMFVLTDGMPNVAIKEGPIKDAMKIAEELKDKEIHTIVVNLEKSFKYGRDTNMELALASGGRYYDLEKLKNPEVAVSRILDYEREDL from the coding sequence GTGAGACTATTGAAAAACCTTATTTTTCCATTTTCAGCAATTGTTGGCCAGAATAATGTTAAAAAAGCCCTTATACTCAATGCGATAAACCCGAGCATTGGTGGAGTCCTGATAAAAGGTGACAAAGGAACGGGTAAAACAACTGCTGTGCGGGCGCTGGCAGATCTTCTACCTCCATTGAAAGTTGTAAAAGGATGTTCATTCAACTGTGACCCTGATAATCCAGATTTATTCTGTGACTCATGTAAATCTGGCGATTTTGAGGTTGAAGAGAAGAGTATGAGGGTGGTTGAACTTCCCCTTGGATCAACAGAAGACCGTGTGGTTGGATCTATAAACATTGAAAAAGCCTTAAAAGAAGGATCAAAAGCATTAGAACCAGGTATTCTTGCTGATGCAAACCGTAATATACTCTATGTTGATGAGATAAACCTCCTGGACGATAACTTGGTTGACGTTCTTTTGGACGCTGCTGCCTATGGTGTGAACATAGTTGAAAGGGAAGGAATATCATTATCTCATCCATCAAATTTTATTTTGGTGGGTACAATGAACCCTGCTGAAGGAGAGCTCAGACCACAGCTTTCAGACAGAATAGGTCTCCACATCTCGGTACACAGTATCATGGATATGGAAAAACGTGTCGAAATAATGGAAAGGCGGGAAGAATTTGAAAACAATCCAACAGTATTCAGGGATAAATTTAAAGATAAACAGGATGAAATACTCGATAGCATAATTCAGGCAAGGAAAATTCTCCAGGATGTGAAGATATCCCGGGATATGATGAAGGTTATAGCCCATGTATGTATGGATATGGGTGTAGATGGTCACAGGGCAGATATTGCTATGCTTAAAACGGCTAAAACCATTGCAGCATACCAGAACATGGTAGAAGTTAACCCAGATCATGTTGAGGAAGCAGCATTACTGGTTCTGGGTGAAAGATTCTATAAATCATCTAAGGGTCCGGATAAACTTAAAGAGAAGGTTCAAAAAGCTTTATCTGATATTTCAGAGGATGAAAAAGAGGAAAAAAAAGAGCAAGGAGACCAAGGGCCTGAAGGGGATAAAGATCAACAAGAAGATGAAAAAAGGGATGGAGATAAGGGACCTGAAGGGGATAAAGAGCAACAAGATGAAAAACAGGGAGACAAAGGACCTGAAGGGGATAAAGATCAACAGGATGAAAAGGGGGATGGAGATAAAGAAGGACAGGAAGATAAAGAACAACAACATAATAAGGGAGAACACGGGGAGGAAGAACAGCAGGGAACTAACCGGGAGCTGGGGATTAAAGAAGGGCATGAAAGTCAATCTGAGGGTAAAAAAAAGGGAATGAAACTTAAATCTCTTGAAAAAAAGGAAGAACCCATTGAATCTGATGAAGTAGAAATTGATATAAAAAAACTTCTTAAGATGAAGGGAAAGAAGAAGAAAAGACTCTACGGAAAACGGGTTGATTCAAAAACTCTGAAAGGTAAGTACATAAAAAGCAAACTTCCAAAGGATGTATCCGGGGATATTGCAATAGATGCAACACTTAGGGCTGCTGCTGCAAGATCTGAAGGTAGTATGAATGTTGAAAGCCAGGATTTACGTCATAAGGTTAGAAAACACGGTGCAAGAGCATCAATAGTACTTGTGGTAGATATAAGTGGTTCAATGTTCACGCAGAGGAAAGCCAACAGGCTTAAAGGCATATTAAATGGAGTAATAGAAGATGCAAACCGTCACAATGATAAAATAAGTGTTGTGGGTTTTAAAGGTGAGGAAGCAGAGATTATAATTCCAACAACCCGCAGGGCGGCATCATTTAAGGAGCAAGTGGACAACATAACAGTTGGAGGCACCACGCCCCTGGCATCGGGCCTTAAAAAAGGGTATGAACTTCTTAAAAAAGAGAAGATACGAGATGAGTACGTTCCAATAATGTTTGTGCTTACCGATGGCATGCCCAATGTTGCAATAAAAGAAGGGCCCATCAAGGATGCTATGAAAATAGCAGAGGAACTTAAAGATAAAGAGATACACACAATTGTTGTGAACTTGGAGAAGTCTTTTAAGTACGGTCGTGACACGAACATGGAACTTGCACTTGCATCTGGCGGCCGCTACTATGACCTGGAGAAACTTAAAAATCCAGAGGTTGCAGTTTCTAGGATACTGGACTATGAAAGAGAGGATCTCTAA